The Chamaesiphon minutus PCC 6605 DNA window ATGCCCAACAATGGCCTTATGGAGTGTGGGCGACAGTAGTCGGGATGGTGCTAGCCTATACTATGGTCGAAACGGGCAATCTTTTCATCCCGATCGTGGCTCATGTTACTACCAATTTTATCTCCGGCTTAACCTGGAAACTCAATATGCTCGATCGATCGAAACCTTTGTAAATTTGTCCTCTCATTATTGAGCATTGCGGCATTTGTCTATAAAAAATTAAACAGGGCGACTGGGCGACGGAATGATTTCAATCCACAATCCACAATCCACAATCCATCCACCCCTAATGTCCCCCCACGCCCAAATAAGTCTCAATCACTTTTGGATCTTTGAGCAAGTCAGCACCGCTACCTTCATGTTTGACGATGCCAGTATCTAAAACATAAGCTCGATCGGACATGGCTAAAGCTTTTTTAGCATTTTGCTCCACCAATACAATTGCCGTCCCGATTTCATTAATTGCCCGAATCTGCTTGAGCACATCGGTAACTAAAGCGGGTGAGAGTGCTGCTGACGGCTCGTCGAGCACGAGTAATTCGGGATCGAGCATTAAGGCTTTGCCCATGGCTAGCATTTGACGTTCGCCGCCCGATAGCGTCCCCGCGCGTTGTTTGCGTCGCTCGGCGAGGCGGGGAAACATCGTATAGATTTTTTGCTTGAGCTGTTTGAGATCGTTGGAGCGGATGAAACCACCCATCTCTAGATTTTCTTCGATCGTCAGCGACTTAAATACATTCGAGATTTGGGGCACATAACACATCCCTTTCTGGACGATGCGATCGGATTTTAACCCGCCAATTTGTTCGCCTTTGAACGTAATCGTCCCGCTATGGGGCGTCAACAGTCCAAAAATCGTCTTTGCTAGCGTCGATTTTCCCGCACCATTCCCGCCGATGACTGCTACTAACTCGCCCGGTTGGACGACAAAGTTAATCCCATTGAGAATATCCGAGCCAGGAGTATAACCAGCGCGGACATCCTGAACTACTAGCAGTGGGGCATTGGTGAGCATTGGTGGGGTCGATCGATAGTGGTTACTCAATTTTAGTGGAAAGAGTCTCTTTGAATGGTAAATTAACAGACTTTTGGCGATCGAGTCAATTTTGGCCAAAATCGATCGGATGGGACATATTCTCGACTTCTCGCAGAAGTTGGGAATATAGCAGTATTGGTTTTAGATGAATTGTTCCTACAGAAAGCTGAATTACTCAGTCGTCTTTCATCATGCGATCGATCCGCCGATTTGCTTCAGCAGAGATTTTCACAAACCCATTGGTAGCTAAGAATCCACCGATCGATGTCAAGGCACCAACCGCAATATTCCAGGAACTGCAACGGATGAATAGGCTTTGCAATTAGATAGTGAGGCGGTATTGCGATCGATTATGGCACAGCATGGTTTATTAGTAGATAGACTACAGCAACTATCGCAAGATTTGCCTCTCGAAACTCGCAAATACATCACGGACAACTTTTGCCGTTCATTTCACCTCATAACCCCTCATAAATGTCGTTAGATCTGGTGATAAAGATCTTAGTTTGAAGTATATGTATCGATCTTAACTAGTGTTAACCTCATGCCAGTTCGGGTTAAAGATCGCCCTTTAAGGATTGCTGGCTTCGCTCTTCAACCGCCCTCAAATGAATTTGGGGCTAATAGCAAAAGTTCGTTTTAACGAACTAAATATCTGGCAGTTCTCTTCTCTTCGAGACGCTTCGCGAACAGAGAACTTGAGCTATTAGCCCGTTCGCGTAGCGTCTCCGATAGGAGAAACTTATAGTTCAGGGCGGTTTGCGAACGAAGCAGATCGATCTTTTCAGGTGCCAATGGTTTGATTAAAGGTAGGCACAATCGATCGAATTCGCGCAGTGTCACCAAATCCATCACCCCCGCTCGATGCAATCCCTTTGTCGTATCATGAACGGCTTCAAGAATCTCCGATTTCTTCTTCCGCATCGCAATCTACCTCTAGTACTTCATTATTATCAGTTAACCGTGAAAAGTATCGGGTCGATCGAGAAATGCTAATTCCGCAGGAGTACTTACTCTACCTAAAATTTGGTTGCGATGGGGGAATCGTCCGAAAGTTTTGATTAATTCATAGTGAGTGCGAGCAGAATCGATCGCGATTTGACTGTCGGGATCTGATGCTAAGGTTTCAAATAATTTGATTGATTCTAATTGGTCTTCAAGCTGTTCGCTATGCTCGAATGGTAGATACATAAACCATCTTTGCACGGGTAATAACTCTCGATCGAGTTCGGTTTCGATCGCATGTTTGGCAATAGATAAAGCGAGATTATCGGTAGCAAAAGCAGTGGGCGTACCGCGAAATATATTGCGTGGAAATTGGTCGAGGGTAATAATTAAAGCCAAGCAACTATATGGCGCATCTTGCCAACCATCTAATAAACCAGCCGCTGCAAAATGATATACTTCTTCAAATCGATCTTTAATCTCTCGATCGATTAGCGGATCGGATTTAAACCACATTGCACGCGGTTTGCCGTACTGTTCGCCATTATTTAAAGCATCAGGCGTACCAAACCAAAAATCCAGAATTTCATCTACCCTGCTCATGTTCTCTATGTCATTGACTATCTTTTTACCTATTTAAGAAAATATGCGCTCGATCTCTGTGCTAAATCCAGGCAATAATGGTGAAATGAGCGTATCACCTGCCAAAAGTGTCGCTACTAGTTGCAGTTGTGCGTCGGTACGTCGATAGATTTCTAGAGTTTTTAATTGCCAGTTGACGATCCAATATTCTTGCACGCCATAACGAGAGTATAGTTTGAGTTTGATACTTTTATCTCGCTGTTCGTTTTGTTCGCCTGAAGAGAGAATTTCTACTACCAACTCTGGCGCGACTGTAAAGTGTCCCGCTGTATCGATACCTTGCTCTAACCGCGCATTACTCGCCCACACTACATCAGGAATCACCGCATCTGTGGGGGTAAAAATCACGCCAGGAGTTTCAAAACTCCTCCCTAGATCGGTTTCTTCCGACCAAGTTTCGAGGCGAACATGAATCTTACTGGCTGCACCTTGATGACGAATGTGGGGAGCGCGACTCACAAATAGTTCTCCTTCGATAATTTCATGGCGCAACCAGCCGCCATTGTCGGGCATGGCATCGAGATCGGCGGTTGTCCAGTAGAGAGAATTAGCAACCATCGGTTAGACCTGGTAAACTCTTGCTTTATTATATTCGATCGATTCATCGCTAATAACCCAAGTTGCTAGTTATAAACCAAGCGGTTAGAAACCGCTCCTCAGAATGCAAAGTCCGCCTGCGCGGACTAGTTTATTAGTCCGCGCAGGCGGACTTTGCATCATTAGCCACGACTTCTAGTCGTTGGCACTCCACTAACTAGCAACTTGTGTTAATAGATGCAGCGAAAATAAACTTTGCAAAAATAAAGGTAGGGGCAATTCATGAAGCGATGTGCGCTCGTCGGGTTTCCCGACGGTTCAGCAAATCAAGACATTGCTCCTACCTTTATTTGTGTTAATAACTAATTATCCTGACTATTTTTTCTTCGCACTAGCCTTTTCTGCTTTGGCAGCTTTCTTGGCAGCTTCGGCTGCGGCTAAAGCTTTTTGTTTGGCGGCTTGGCGTTCTTCTTCTAGTTTGTCTAGGTAGTAATGATAGTCACCTAAATACACCCGGAATTCGCCATCGCGGACTTCGACGATTTTATTTGCAACTTGAGAGATAAAATATCGATCGTGCGAGACGATTAATGCCGTGCCATCGTAGTTAATCAGGGCATTTTCTAGCGTTTCTTTGGCGGGAATATCTAAGTGGTTTGTCGGCTCATCTAGGATGAGTAAATTAGCCGGAATTAAGAGCATTTTTGCTAATGCTAATCGGGCTTTTTCACCACCACTGAGCGATTCGACTTTCTTAAATACCATATCGCCAGTGAATAAGAACTGACCTAATAATGTGCGAACTTCTTCGTTCTTCCAGTCAGGAACTTCATCGTGAATGGTTTCGATGACTGTTTTACTCAGATCTAATGCTTCGGCTTGATTTTGCTCGAAGTAGCTGGGGATGACGTTGTGTTCGCCGAGTTTGATGGTGCCGCTGGTTTGTTTTTCCATCCCCATAATCATTTTGAGCAGGGTGGATTTACCACAGCCGTTGGGGCCTAAAAAGGCAATGCGATCGCCGCGTTCGATGAATAAATCTGTGCCTAAAAAGAGAATTTTGTCACCATAAACGTGTTCTAAATTTTTAATCTCTACGATTTCGCGACCGCTACGTGGTGCGGGTGGAAAGCGGAAATTGAGCGTGCGCATACTCGATGCCGGAGCTTCGATCCGTTCGACTTTATCAAGCAGTTTTTCACGGCTTTTCGCTTGAGTACTGCGAGTAGCACTAGCGCGGAATTTCTCGACGAAGGCTTGTTGCTTTTCGAGTTCTTTACGTTGTCTCTCGAAGGCGTTTAATTGTGCTGAGGCATTCTCAGATTTTTGTTCGAGGTAGGATGAATAGTTCCCCAGATAAGTACTAGATACACCGCGTTCGGTTTCGACGATTTGAGTGCAAAGTCTATCTAAGAACTCGCGATCGTGCGAGATAATTACCATCGGCGTTTCGAGCTTGCGGAGGTAATTTTCTAACCATTCGATCGTTTCTAAATCTAAGTGGTTAGTCGGCTCATCTAGTAGTAACAGATCGGGGAATTGGAGCAAGATTTTGCCCAAACTCATCCGCATTTGCCAACCGCCGCTAAATGCACTCACCAATCGATCGGCATCTTCTAATTCAAAGCCTACTTCTGGTAAAATCTTGTCGATTTCGGCTTCTAGTGCATAGCCATTTAATGCTTCGTACAATCGCTGTAATTTATCCATGCGATTGAGGAGACTATCTAACTCATCACCGCTAGCCGTTTCTAACTGATGGTGGATTTTGTCGAGTTCCGAGTGGACGCGATTGGCTTCGCCAAAGGCTT harbors:
- a CDS encoding ABC transporter ATP-binding protein encodes the protein MLTNAPLLVVQDVRAGYTPGSDILNGINFVVQPGELVAVIGGNGAGKSTLAKTIFGLLTPHSGTITFKGEQIGGLKSDRIVQKGMCYVPQISNVFKSLTIEENLEMGGFIRSNDLKQLKQKIYTMFPRLAERRKQRAGTLSGGERQMLAMGKALMLDPELLVLDEPSAALSPALVTDVLKQIRAINEIGTAIVLVEQNAKKALAMSDRAYVLDTGIVKHEGSGADLLKDPKVIETYLGVGGH
- a CDS encoding DUF924 family protein, encoding MSRVDEILDFWFGTPDALNNGEQYGKPRAMWFKSDPLIDREIKDRFEEVYHFAAAGLLDGWQDAPYSCLALIITLDQFPRNIFRGTPTAFATDNLALSIAKHAIETELDRELLPVQRWFMYLPFEHSEQLEDQLESIKLFETLASDPDSQIAIDSARTHYELIKTFGRFPHRNQILGRVSTPAELAFLDRPDTFHG
- a CDS encoding Uma2 family endonuclease, which produces MVANSLYWTTADLDAMPDNGGWLRHEIIEGELFVSRAPHIRHQGAASKIHVRLETWSEETDLGRSFETPGVIFTPTDAVIPDVVWASNARLEQGIDTAGHFTVAPELVVEILSSGEQNEQRDKSIKLKLYSRYGVQEYWIVNWQLKTLEIYRRTDAQLQLVATLLAGDTLISPLLPGFSTEIERIFS
- a CDS encoding ABC-F family ATP-binding cassette domain-containing protein is translated as MLRLEHICKIYPTGEVLKDINWEVKPGDRIGLVGANGAGKSTQMKIIAGQIEPTSGEIIRPASLNIAYLNQEFDVDPTRTVKEELWQAFGEANRVHSELDKIHHQLETASGDELDSLLNRMDKLQRLYEALNGYALEAEIDKILPEVGFELEDADRLVSAFSGGWQMRMSLGKILLQFPDLLLLDEPTNHLDLETIEWLENYLRKLETPMVIISHDREFLDRLCTQIVETERGVSSTYLGNYSSYLEQKSENASAQLNAFERQRKELEKQQAFVEKFRASATRSTQAKSREKLLDKVERIEAPASSMRTLNFRFPPAPRSGREIVEIKNLEHVYGDKILFLGTDLFIERGDRIAFLGPNGCGKSTLLKMIMGMEKQTSGTIKLGEHNVIPSYFEQNQAEALDLSKTVIETIHDEVPDWKNEEVRTLLGQFLFTGDMVFKKVESLSGGEKARLALAKMLLIPANLLILDEPTNHLDIPAKETLENALINYDGTALIVSHDRYFISQVANKIVEVRDGEFRVYLGDYHYYLDKLEEERQAAKQKALAAAEAAKKAAKAEKASAKKK